The following DNA comes from Ignavibacteriales bacterium.
CGATTCTGCCGTTGTCCCGGTGATCATCGGCGATACAGAGAAAGTTTTGTATATGTGGAAGATGTTGTTTGAAGCGGGGGTCTTTGTCAACGCGTTTATCCGCCCGGGTGTGCCGCCGGGACTGGAAATGCTGCGCACGAGCTATATGGCGACCCACGAAGATGAGCATCTCGACAAAATTCTCAACGTGTTTTCAGATATTGGGAAGAAGGTCGGAGCTATCAACTGAGCGAGCAGCAACCCCTCGCGTGTATTACATGGAGTCAAAAAGCCGCTGCGCCCGCGTCGCGGCTTTTTTGTTCTGACATTAGGAGGATACTGAAATACAAGAACTGAGACCACCACAAAGACACGAAGTCACAACACTGTGCTTTTAGGAATGGCAGTATTTTGTCAGAACGAAATGTATTGAATTCGGGCCCTTCGGGTCTTTGTGACTTTGTGGTGAGAGTTTTCAGTTTTTCCGTATCCGGCTAGTCTCAATTTTTCCCATCTCCTCGAGGCCAATCAATGAGCGCAATCCAAATCCAGCCGGTAGTAACAAACTCAGATCGCGAACAATTCATCAAGTTTCTCTGGAAGATCTACGAGGGCAACCCCAACTGGGTGCCCCCCCTCCTGATGGATCGCCGGAAGCTGATGGATAAGAAGAAGAACCCGTTTTACCAGCACGCTGATGCTGAGTTTTTCCTCGCACGACGGAATGGCCAGATCGTGGGACGCATCGCCGGTATCGTCAACTACAACCACGACAAAGAACACAATGAGAAAATGGGGTTTTTCGGGTTCTTCGAGTGTATCGATGACCAGGCGGTTGCCAACGCTCTGTTCGACGCCGCGAAGAAGTATGTACAATCGAAAGGGGCTACCGCATTCCGGGGACCGGCAAATCCGTCAGTCAACGACGAGTACGGCCTCTTGTTTGAAGGTTTCAATTTGCGCCCGACGGTACTGATGACGTACAATCCCGAATACTATGTGAAACTCGTCGAGCAGTACGGCTTCGTCAAAGCGAAGGATCTCTATGCGTACACGCTCGCCCAGGCTGAGGTCTACACCGAACGGTTCGAACGGGCAAACAGCCTCGTGAAATCGAGAAACAGCCTCACCGTTCGCCCGATGAACATGAAGAACTTCGCACGCGATGTCGGAATCGTGAAGGAGCTCTACAATGCCGCGTGGGCGAAGAACTGGGGAGCGGTTCCGATGACCGATGGGGAAATCGATGCCCTGGCCGCCGATCTGAAGCCGATTGTGATCCCTGATTTGGTCCTTTTTGCGGAAAGCAAGGGAAAACCTGTCGGATTCGGGCTCTCGCTCCCGGATATCAACGTCCCACTCTGGTATAACAAGAAGGGGAGATTGCTGCCAGGATTGTTTCAGTTGTATTTTCGTAAGAAAGAAATTAATTTGGTTCGCGTTATCGTCCTTGGCGTGCTTCCCGAGTATCTCAACACCGGCGCGGCTGGAGTCCTGTTCTACGAGACGGCCGTCCGGGCCAAGAAACTCGGCTATGAGTACGGAGAAGCGAGCTGGATTCTGGAGGACAATGTCAGGATGGTGAAGTCAGCCGAGGCGATGAAAGGCAAGATCACCAGACGGTACCGCATCTACGAAATGCCGATCACGTAAACGCACTCTCCCGTACTGGCCACATCACTAACTGCGGATGATTTATGCCGATACAAAAAGTCGACAAGATATGGATGAATGGATCGCTGGTGAACTGGGACGATGCGAAAGTCCACGTGCTGACGCATGCCATGCACTATGGATCGAGCTGGTTTGAGGGTATTCGCTGTTACAACACCAAGCGTGGTTCAGCGATCTTCAGGCATCATGACCACGTGCGAAGATTGTATGATTCTTGCCGCATGTACCGTACGGAAATCCCGTACACGCTGGACCAGTTTATCGCTGCCGTGAAAGACACGATCCGCGTCAATAAGATGAAATCATGCTATATCCGCCCGCTTGCCTACCGGGGCTACGGTGAAGTCGGCGTGTTTCCTCTGGCTTGTCCGGTCGATGTGATGATCGCAGTGTGGGATTGGGGAGCCTATCTTGGATCCGACGCCATCGAGCACGGCATCGACGTCTGCGTTTCTTCGTGGAACCGCCCGGCTCCCAACACCATCCCCACAATGGCGAAATCCGGCGGCAACTATCTTAACTCCCAGCTCATCAAGATGGAAGCAGTCCTCGATGGATACAGCGAAGGGATCGCTCTGGACACGGCCGGCTACATCAGCGAGGGGAGCGGAGAGAACATCTTCATCGTCCGGGACAACGTGATTTACACTCCGCCGTTGATTTCCGCCATTCTTCCCGGCATCACGCGCATGTCGGTCCTGAAACTGGCCGACGACGCGGGTTTCCGAGTGGTGGAAGGACTGATTCCCCGCGAGATGCTTTTCGTTGCCGACGAGATGTTCTTCACAGGCACGGCGGCGGAAATCACCCCCATCCGCTCGGTCGACAAGATCAAAGTGGGAAACGGCAAACCGGGTCCGATTACGAAGGCCCTGCAGGATGCGTTCTTTGATGTCGTGCATAACGCCAACGATCCCCATAACTGGCTCGATTTCGTTTACGAGTGACGGAGGCTGCCCGTGTCACATTCATCGAATGGAAGTGCCGTCTGGAAGAATCTCTTCTCAGGGAAGAGTATCCAGGACGGAAGTACAGAATCTGTTCTGAGCAGAGTCCCGGCCTTCACCGACCTCTCCGCCCGTGAATTACGGGGAGTCGCTGCGATTGTACACAAACGAGAGTACAAAGCGGGCGAACCGGTGTTTTATCAGGGGGACCCGGGACTGGGCATGTATATCATCCGGGAAGGGGAAGTGTCGATCCGGATCGCTGAGGGGGAAGAGGATGACAAGGAACTTGCGGTTCTCACCGACGGTGACTTCTTCGGCGAACTGGCCCTTCTGGATGAGTCTCCCCGTTCGGCGACAGCGATCTGCAGAACGGATTGTTCGCTCATCGGGTTTTTCCGTACCGATCTCTTCGAGATGATTGAACAGAAGACCGATCTTGGACTCAAGATCGTCATGCGGCTGGCTGAGATTCTCGCTGTCCGGCTTCGAAAGACCGACAAGGAGCTTTCGAAACTCCGGAGCCAGCTCGATGCTGCGACGCAGCATCTTCAAGAACATTATCCGCTTGCATCGGAGGACCACCATGGCAAAGACGAAACGAAAACCGCCGGTCCGAGGAGCGAAGCGTCAGAAGCGCGCTAGCGCGCGCCGAGACTCCCCGATCGAATTGGGACGAATTCTCGTCCCCATAGACTTCTCTGAGCATTCCAAGAAAGCACTGCAGTACGCCATTCCCTTCGCGGAACAATTCAAGGCATCCATCGATCTTCTCTACGTCGTGGAGCCGACTGTCTACCCCGCTGATTTCAGCTTCGGCCAGGTGGGATTCCCGTCCGTCGAAGATGAACTGCGCCATCGAGGCGGCGAAGAGTTGGAGGGGTTGATCCAGAGGGAGATAGGCACGCGGGTGCCGGCCCGGAGTGTGGTACGCACGGGCAAAGCGTTCAACGAAATCGACCAGTACGCCAAAGAAGAATCGGTGGATATGATTATCATCGCCACGCACGGGCATTCAGGCATGGAGCACGTTCTGTTCGGGAGCACCGCCGAAAAAGTGGTGCGGTACGCCCCCTGCCCGGTATTGGTCGTGAGAATCGATGAAAAAGAGTTCGTGCGAATGTAACACAACGGCTTCAGGATTGTCATCAAACACTTACAACGAAGGAGAGGGCGTATGAAGACGAGGATGATGTTGGGAATCTTGTTCGTGATGTCGCTGACGGCAACCTTCGTGGTTGCCCAGGATCAGGCAGCCACGATGAGTCCCGCAAAACCGAAAATCGGCGACGAGATCGTTGTCACCTATAACCCATCGGTCAAGAGCGCGACGCTGAAGGGCGTGAAAGAACTCACCGCAGAGGTGATGCTTGCCAAGGGATCCGGAGAAATGCCCCAGCTGAATGAGCTGCCGATGAAATCCGAAAGCGGCGTCTGGAAGGCTTCGTTCAAGCTGTCTGATGAGAAGGTGCGTGTGCTCCTTCTCCGCTTCACATCCGGAGAGCAGAAGGATGACAACGGAGAGAAATCCTGGGCAACGATGATCTGTGGCGCAAATGGCAATGCGCTGGAAGGTGCGCACCTTGCATGGGCATCCATGCTCCGGTCTGGTTCCTTTGCTGATTTCAAGGTGACCAAAGACGCGGAAGGGATGAAGAAGGAACTCGCGATTGAGAAAGAGCTGTACCCCGCGAATTATTCCGCCGTTTTCATGCAATGGTCGATGATGTTACGGGAAGCTCCAGGAGACGAAACCAAGGCGAAAATCAAGGGTGAACTGAATGCGCTGTATGACAAGAACAGTTCGAACGAGGATCTCCTACCTCTGGCCATCGGCATGTATCAGCAAATAGGGATGAAGGAAAAATCAGAGGAGATCAGAAAGGCAGCTCTTGCCGCAAACCCGAAAGGAAAGGTGGCTGAGAGTGCGCGGCTGAACGAAGTACGTGCTGAGAGAGACGCGGTCAAGCGGGTGTCAATGATGGAGAAATTCATTGCGGAATTCCCTCCGGATGCGAAGAACAAAGAGAACTACAACAACTCTCTCATCTCTTTTCGCATGACTGCTGCCATGTCTCAGAAGAAATACGAAGAAGCAGCCAAAATCGTAGAATCGATGCCAATACAAGATGGCGGCATGTACAACAGTCTCGCATGGCCTCTCATCGAGAAGGGTGAGCAGCTCGAGCTCGCCACCGCCTGGGCGAAGAAGGGCGTGGAGTTTCTGAAAAACCCCGATCCGGCGTCCAAACCATCGTACTACAGCGCAAAGCAATGGAAAAAGCAGAATGAGTCGTCGCTTGGCATGGTCCTGGACACCTACGGTTTTGGACTGCTGCAGCTTGGGAAGGCCAAGGAGGCAGCGGCAGTGATGAAAGAGGCGGTCGACTTGACAAAAGGCGAGCAGGCCGATATCAATCAGCGATTGGTCGAATGCTACGTGAAAGACGGAAGCTACGACAAGGCGATGGCGGTCGGTGCTGACTTCATTCAAAAAGGAAAGTCAAACGACAAGCTGCTTGAAGCCTATAAGACCGCATATGTCAAGGTGAAGGGTTCGGACAAGGGCTTTGACGAAGCGATTGCGCAGGCAAAGCAAACCGGTAAAAGCGAAATGAAGAAAGATCTTGCCAAAAGCCGCGTGAACAAACCGGCGGTCGATTTTGCCCTCAAGAACCTCGAGGGAAAAGTCGTGAAGCTCTCAGATCTCAGGGGCAAAGTGGTTGTGGTGGATTTCTGGGCGACGTGGTGCGGACCATGCAAAGCGTCCTTCCCGTATCTGCAGCAAGTCTACAACAAGTACAAAGACAATCCGAAGATCGTGATCCTTGCGCTCAATACGTGGGAAAATGTCTCGGGGAAGGAGCGGGAGGACCTTGTGAAGAAGTTCATGGCTGATAACAAATATACGTTCCCCGTTCTCTATGACGAAGGCTTTGTCGAGAAATACGGCGTCGAGGGCATCCCGACTAAATTCGTCATCGACAAGAAGGGCATGATCCAGTTCAAGACAATCGGATTCACTGGTGAGAAGATGGTGGATGAAATGATCACGCAGTTCGACATGCTGCTGGATGACAATTTCTACTCATCATCGAAATAGAAATCAACCGACGTCAGTCTGAGCAGCGCGGGGCGCTGCCTTGTCCTGGGAATGACCCAATGCTGATCTGCTGATCGTGAGCTTTGCTCACGATCGCCCAGGTTTCATCGGGAGCTGAGCTCCCGATGAGAGTGGAGTCGGATCGTAGCAGGCTCACAGAAACACAAAACCCCGTCTGATAATCCAGGCGGGGTTTCTTGTTCTTGATGTCCATTGTACCCCGGGATAAATCCCGGGGCTACTCTCATACTCAGTACTCCCATACTCCGTACTTCTTACTCCCCCTCAACTCTCCCGCTCCATCACAAAATCAACAAACTCGAGCAGCGCTTCTTTGGATTCGGAGGCGGGCAGGGTGGCCAGATCCGTGCGTGCGAGATCTGAATAATGCATCGCACGTTCCACTGCATAGTCGATTCCTCCCATCCGCTTCACGAAATCGACAACCCATGCAATCTCTTTCTGCTTTGCTCCGTTCTTCACGATCTTCAACGCCTGCTTCGCGTCGCTTGGTGCCCCTTTGTGAAGG
Coding sequences within:
- a CDS encoding branched-chain amino acid transaminase, giving the protein MPIQKVDKIWMNGSLVNWDDAKVHVLTHAMHYGSSWFEGIRCYNTKRGSAIFRHHDHVRRLYDSCRMYRTEIPYTLDQFIAAVKDTIRVNKMKSCYIRPLAYRGYGEVGVFPLACPVDVMIAVWDWGAYLGSDAIEHGIDVCVSSWNRPAPNTIPTMAKSGGNYLNSQLIKMEAVLDGYSEGIALDTAGYISEGSGENIFIVRDNVIYTPPLISAILPGITRMSVLKLADDAGFRVVEGLIPREMLFVADEMFFTGTAAEITPIRSVDKIKVGNGKPGPITKALQDAFFDVVHNANDPHNWLDFVYE
- a CDS encoding cyclic nucleotide-binding domain-containing protein, whose amino-acid sequence is MSHSSNGSAVWKNLFSGKSIQDGSTESVLSRVPAFTDLSARELRGVAAIVHKREYKAGEPVFYQGDPGLGMYIIREGEVSIRIAEGEEDDKELAVLTDGDFFGELALLDESPRSATAICRTDCSLIGFFRTDLFEMIEQKTDLGLKIVMRLAEILAVRLRKTDKELSKLRSQLDAATQHLQEHYPLASEDHHGKDETKTAGPRSEASEAR
- a CDS encoding universal stress protein: MAKTKRKPPVRGAKRQKRASARRDSPIELGRILVPIDFSEHSKKALQYAIPFAEQFKASIDLLYVVEPTVYPADFSFGQVGFPSVEDELRHRGGEELEGLIQREIGTRVPARSVVRTGKAFNEIDQYAKEESVDMIIIATHGHSGMEHVLFGSTAEKVVRYAPCPVLVVRIDEKEFVRM
- a CDS encoding TlpA disulfide reductase family protein, yielding MKTRMMLGILFVMSLTATFVVAQDQAATMSPAKPKIGDEIVVTYNPSVKSATLKGVKELTAEVMLAKGSGEMPQLNELPMKSESGVWKASFKLSDEKVRVLLLRFTSGEQKDDNGEKSWATMICGANGNALEGAHLAWASMLRSGSFADFKVTKDAEGMKKELAIEKELYPANYSAVFMQWSMMLREAPGDETKAKIKGELNALYDKNSSNEDLLPLAIGMYQQIGMKEKSEEIRKAALAANPKGKVAESARLNEVRAERDAVKRVSMMEKFIAEFPPDAKNKENYNNSLISFRMTAAMSQKKYEEAAKIVESMPIQDGGMYNSLAWPLIEKGEQLELATAWAKKGVEFLKNPDPASKPSYYSAKQWKKQNESSLGMVLDTYGFGLLQLGKAKEAAAVMKEAVDLTKGEQADINQRLVECYVKDGSYDKAMAVGADFIQKGKSNDKLLEAYKTAYVKVKGSDKGFDEAIAQAKQTGKSEMKKDLAKSRVNKPAVDFALKNLEGKVVKLSDLRGKVVVVDFWATWCGPCKASFPYLQQVYNKYKDNPKIVILALNTWENVSGKEREDLVKKFMADNKYTFPVLYDEGFVEKYGVEGIPTKFVIDKKGMIQFKTIGFTGEKMVDEMITQFDMLLDDNFYSSSK